In Nerophis ophidion isolate RoL-2023_Sa linkage group LG02, RoL_Noph_v1.0, whole genome shotgun sequence, one DNA window encodes the following:
- the atxn1l gene encoding ataxin-1-like — protein sequence MKPAQERNQECLPPKKRDLPVSNCGGSAGTAGVGLALGGISGGGGGGVSSGVGEDEMGSIQNSAAISDSQTSPPSGEWLRAQPGLHFGMDTSESIPAVPVDQYSMLYKVAVPSVTYSPTSPHPVLSHISPTYTVHSPLLQHPGLPYPPLGYAQLPHSSLQFVSSPYGPLPYALTPGFVPGSLISPSGSIPQAHLVPYPSVIQEGVVSPPPQAQVAAHTFPKVSAPGGVPLMLPSEQTAQQHLGAVGVLSASELSSRVMPVFYHPQGGARAATTTTTSTSYRDPHSGLQEKEPEVNGKDKDQAAREVAPDYHGRNARLQQGAAISAAHDSNQKRRLSSPGQRSTPDSDLEVQQMVGSWISSQSSAGGRKEVSFTPLNLSQSVQRARDIHVENTSGRAAYVAQPVSYSDPRVTNLQQHQQAGQPAHAVMLANGQPVLIPMEYHPQQHYSAQDHDGSPKPSFKVSGPSSRACLPDRDVSKPTAAQPPQPAVQLSAEVTQALSSGTVLAPAPSSPSHFMKGAIIQLATGELKRVEDLQTQDFVRSAELSGGLKIDSSMVVDIHANQQRPGLVTLHFTVGEQQSKVTIDVPPEHPFFVFGQGWSSHSPERTTQLYGLACHQMQVGDVCVSITLQQPPQQQKAAQHNHPQQQILSRTLSKTATTSEPTHQLMGPPAPQQSRPQAHFRIERTHRDRPREADRDNKEEATHPEPPVRPSRTSGEHAKSQSGYQLHTDASAFADAAMGAMHRRWSSPGLQRYNMKGDTVPQISTSGHIRPSFIPQEVKLSIEGRSNAGK from the exons ATGAAACCAGCTCAGGAGCGCAACCAGGAGTGCCTGCCTCCTAAGAAGAGGGACCTCCCTGTTAGTAACTGTGGTGGATCTGCAGGTACTGCGGGAGTTGGATTGGCACTGGGTGGAataagtggtggtggtggtggtggtgtcagTAGCGGTGTCGGAGAGGATGAAATGGGTTCCATCCAGAACTCTGCAGCCATCAGTGATTCTCAGACTTCCCCTCCTTCTGGAGAGTGGCTGCGAGCTCAGCCAGGACTTCACTTTGGAATGGACACTTCTGAGAGCATACCAGCAGTGCCAGTAGACCAGTACAGTATGCTTTATAAAGTGGCTGTACCATCTGTTACATACTCGCCCACCAGTCCTCACCCAGTTTTAAGCCACATCTCCCCAACATACACTGTACACTCTCCACTCTTGCAGCATCCAGGCCTTCCTTATCCTCCTTTGGGTTACGCCCAGCTCCCTCATTCCTCCCTGCAGTTTGTCAGCTCCCCATATGGACCATTACCCTACGCTTTAACCCCCGGCTTCGTCCCTGGTTCATTAATCTCCCCCTCAGGCAGCATCCCTCAGGCCCACCTGGTTCCTTACCCGTCTGTCATACAAGAAGGTGTGGTCTCCCCTCCTCCACAGGCTCAGGTAGCCGCTCATACTTTTCCCAAAGTGTCAGCTCCCGGCGGCGTCCCGCTAATGTTGCCTTCAGAGCAGACCGCCCAGCAGCACCTTGGTGCCGTCGGAGTCCTGTCCGCGTCCGAGCTTAGCTCACGGGTGATGCCGGTCTTCTATCACCCTCAGGGTGGTGCAAGAgctgccaccaccaccaccacctccaccTCCTACAGGGACCCCCACAGTGGGTTGCAGGAAAAGGAGCCAGAGGTGAACGGCAAGGATAAAGATCAAGCAGCTCGAGAGGTCGCACCGGACTACCATGGAAGGAATGCACGTTTGCAACAGGGCGCGGCCATCTCTGCAGCGCACGACTCCAACCAGAAACGCAGGCTGAGCTCACCGGGCCAGCGTAGCACTCCAGACAGTGACTTGGAG GTGCAGCAGATGGTTGGCAGTTGGATCTCCAGCCAAAGTTCTGCCGGAGGGCGCAAGGAGGTCTCTTTCACTCCTTTGAATCTCTCTCAGAGTGTCCAGAGAGCCAGAGACATCCATGTAGAGAACACTTCTGGCCGTGCTGCATACGTTGCCCAGCCTGTGAGCTACAGCGACCCCAGAGTGACAAACCTCCAGCAGCACCAACAAGCAGGGCAGCCTGCTCATGCTGTCATGCTAGCCAATGGGCAGCCGGTGTTAATCCCTATGGAATATCACCCACAGCAGCACTATTCAGCACAGGATCACGATGGCTCTCCTAAACCCAGCTTTAAAGTGTCAGGTCCTTCATCCAGAGCGTGCCTGCCTGATAGGGATGTGAGCAAGCCAACGGCCGCTCAGCCACCTCAGCCTGCTGTCCAGCTCTCTGCCGAGGTGACCCAGGCCTTATCTTCCGGCACCGTCCTCGCGCCGGCTCCCAGCAGCCCATCGCACTTCATGAAGGGAGCCATTATTCAGTTGGCCACCGGGGAGCTGAAGCGTGTGGAAGACCTGCAGACTCAAGACTTTGTGCGGAGCGCCGAGCTGAGCGGGGGCCTCAAGATTGACTCCAGCATGGTTGTGGACATCCACGCTAACCAGCAGAGGCCTGGCCTTGTGACGCTGCACTTTACCGTGGGTGAGCAGCAGAGCAAAGTGACCATCGACGTTCCTCCGGAGCACCCCTTTTTTGTTTTCGGTCAAGGCTGGTCGTCCCACAGCCCGGAGCGCACCACTCAGCTCTACGGCTTGGCCTGCCATCAGATGCAAGTAGGAGACGTGTGCGTGTCCATCACCCTGCAGCAGCCTCCACAGCAGCAGAAAGCAGCGCAACACAATCATCCCCAGCAGCAGATCCTGTCCAGAACATTAAGCAAAACTGCCACCACGTCAGAACCTACTCACCAGCTCATGGGGCCACCTGCTCCGCAGCAGTCCCGCCCTCAGGCTCATTTCAGGATAGAGCGCACGCACAGAGACAGGCCCAGGGAGGCAGACAGAGACAACAAGGAAGAAGCCACGCACCCTGAACCCCCCGTTAGACCGAGTCGGACCTCAGGTGAGCACGCTAAGAGTCAGAGCGGCTACCAGTTGCACACAGACGCCTCTGCCTTCGCGGATGCGGCCATGGGGGCCATGCACAGGCGCTGGTCCTCTCCTGGCCTCCAAAGATACAACATGAAGGGAGACACAGTTCCTCAAATCAGCACATCTGGACACATCCGACCCTCGTTCATCCCCCAGGAGGTCAAACTCTCCATTGAGGGACGCTCTAATGCAGGGAAGtag